The following nucleotide sequence is from Psychroflexus torquis ATCC 700755.
CCTTGGTAAAAACGTATTGGAAGAGGATATTTTTCTATTTTTGTTGAAGAGATTTTGTTCATAATCATCAGACTCTACAACTCTAGCCTTCGACTTCTTTTTTACTGTATTTTCAAAAGATTTATAATCGTAAATTATAGTTCGTTGACCAGAATTTATAGTATACTCATCCTCGTCATGCCCTCCAATTAATCTTACTTTTATTTTGCTTTTAAAATCGCCATTAACGTAAAACTCATCCGTTTCATCTAAACCATAAATCCATAATTCTTTGGTCTGTTCGGAGTCAAAAGTTTTATCAATCATCAAACTTTCACGATCTCCACCTTTGTTTCTATATACTCGAACTCGAGTCTTTCCATTTTCAAACCTGTCAACATCAATAATATCGTCTTTATCCGTAGCACTCAAAATAGCATATTCATTTAGGATATTGCTATAGCGTTTTGCTATAGACTCTAGATTTCCGAGTCTCTCTTTAAAGGTTTTGATTAAAACTTTAGTATTTCTTTTATTGATTTCTTTTGGGAAATGACTGAAGGCTTTTTGGATCACCTCCTCAGACAAGTGATTTTGAATATAAAGAGCTTCTTTTATCCAATCTTCTTCAGTTGCATTCCGTATGATAATTCTATCGAGTCCCAATCCAGAATTATTGAACCATCTTAAGTATTTAATATCACTAGTATAAGGATGATAAATTTTAGGAAAGCTACTAATAGTCCGAATCGCATCAAAAAAACCACCATCGAAATTGGCGAAAACTTGATCTCTATCTCTTGGAATAGGTTTGAAAGTATGATTTCCATCTTCATCTTCAAACTCAGACCAACGCCATTGATCTGAGTGCCTGTCCCAATCCCCTAATAGCATATCAAACAACCGAGCTCTTAAATAACCAGATTCATCGACACTGTATTTTTCATCACGACGAAGGCGTTCTATCAAATCTGCTGTACTAACTATATCGTGATTGGGGTTTCCAAACATACCTTCTGTTCCCATCCAGTTACTTTCTGGACGTTCCTCTATCATGTAAATTGCATCACCATGTTTAACATTAAACTCCCCTAAAGCTTTTTGTTTTGGAATGTAAACTAATTTTGGATTGGTGTGGTATATATCTAAAGCTTTTGCTAGATCTGGTACTGCCATAAATGAAAATGGGTGTGCCGAGGTTAGAAAATCTAGTAATAACTCTTCTACTGCAGTATCGTCAAATTCCCCAGTTAAGTTCTTATCTGGATAGACGAACTGCTGCAATAAACGTATAGGATTTTTCTTAATTTGCCTTATATTATATTGACGGCCTAAACTATCTTCTAACCTTAAAGAATTGGTTTGCATGCCGCCCCCTAATCGAATTGGAAGAAGACCTCCGTATGCAGAGTCCAAATTAAGAACTGGCATTTCAATAGATCTTCCGTACATATCTCTGTACCGCTCTCCCCATATACTTTCAAAAAAATTGGTTTGCTCTAGTTTAAACTCTTCATAAATAGAAGCTTTTACTGTTTCTGGAAACTTCTCTGAAAACTGATTTAAATCAAAAATCTCATCTGGACTATAAACCTCCTTCTGAAATATCAGTTGTGATTCATCTTCGTTAGCTGAGTAAAATTGTACCCAAGAGGAACCATCCTTGAAAACATCAAAAATAGCAAAACCATAACCAGGATAGGCGAACTCACCATCACTTCCTAGTTTGACATAAGACACTTTAGATCCAGAACCAGAAACAATCTGCTTTACCAAATCGTGCTCAATGTATTGCAGATTATGCTCATGGCCAGAAGCGAAAATGACTTTATTCCAACGACTTGCAATAGCAGAGATCCTATCTACCATCTCTCGATATTGATTATTTTGAGTGTCTTGTACAGAAATCCCCCCTGTGGCCCTTATCATATTAGCTAAAGATCCCAAAACAGGTAAAGGAACTTTGCGTTGAGAAGGAAACAAATGCTTTACAAATTCGAAAGTCCCCCCGTGAATTCCATTGGTATACAAGGGATGATGAAGTGCTACAAGTGTCGTTTTATTCTGATTTTTTTTGAGCTCGGTTTCAAATTCACCGTAAAATTGATCCCGCGTTTTAATGTCTTCACAATCTCTATTGATTTGTGGTGTGTTGTCCCAATTTTGTAAAACCCATTGAGAATCTAGAATAATAAGATGAACATCGTCTGAAATGTCTACGAAAGACATCCCACAGCCTGGCCTTGGCAACCAAGGTGAATCTTGGTTTGGCAAAGCGTCTTCAATTCGCTCCTTCTGGTTTTCTAAAGACTGAATACCTTCTGAATACCAATCGTGATTCCCTGGAATAAAATGAACATCCCCTTCAAAAAAGTCAAGACTTGACGTTTGCCTGTCGATAATTTGTTCTGCTTGCACCCTATCGTCTTCCCCTTCACTTGGCAAACCTGCAGGATAAATATTATCCCCCAAAATAATAAGCTTATCTGTTTGGGTATCTATTTCCTCTGCAAATTTTCGAAAAGCTTGAAGGCCTGGTGGAACAGAATCTAACTTTTCATATCCTGTATCCCCTATAAGATAAAAGCGCTGTAACCTAGTTTTATCCTCAGGATAAAAAATCGATTCGAATTTTTCTAAGTTTTTATACTTAACTTCGTAAGTTGCACAGGAAACAAAAACCAGGCAAAGCACAATCAATTGTATTTTTTTTCTCATTCTTAAATAAAACTTAAATTATAGTCTCTTAAATATAGAAAAATGGCAGATTTACTTTCTAAGGTTGAAACTTTTGTTTTGCATTTATTCAAAGATAAGTTATCTAATATATATGTATACCATAATTTCAATCATACTAAAAGAGTTGTTGAAAATGCTGAGTTTCTAGCGGAGAAAAAAAACCTAAGTCCTCAAGATAAAAACTTGCTCCTTCTTGCCGCATGGTTCCACGACACAGGACATACAAGGTCTAATGAAAATCATGAAAAAGAGAGCAAACTGATAGCAAGGAGCTTCCTGAAAGAGCATAACCTGTCTGAAGATGATCTTTCGATTATTGAAAAAGCTATTGGTATCACAAAACTTGGTGTGCAACCCACAACGGATATTGAGAAAATCCTAAAAGATGCCGACTGTTCTCATTTTGCTAGAGAAGACTTTAAAGAGATAAGCGAATTATTGAGACAGGAATTTTATTTACAAGGAAATTCATACAGTCCTAAAGAGTGGCTTGATCTTAATATCGATATGCTTTCAAGTCAGCATCAATTTTATACAGATTATGCCATTAAAAATTGGAATACTTTAAAGCAAAAGAATTTAATCGATCTTATTAAAGATAAGGACAAGAAGAAGAGAAAAGAGGAAAAAGGAAAATTAAAAGAAAAATTTAAGGCTCAGTACAAAAACAGCAATCCAGAAAGGAGTATACAAACCTTATTTAGGGTCACCTTAAGAAATCACATTAAGCTAAGTGATATCGCCGATACAAAAGCAAATATTCTCTTATCGGTAAATGCGATTATCATTTCTTTAGCTTTGGCTAATATCATCCCAAAATTAGATAACCCAAGTAACCAACATTTAATGATTCCTACTCTTATTTTGATCTGTTTTAGCGTAGCATCAATTATTCTGTCGATATTATCTACAAGACCCAACGTGACTTCTGGAGAATTCACCAAAAAACAAGTAGAAGATAGGGATGTGAATATTTTATTTTTTGGGAATTTTCATAAAATGAGCTTTAAAGACTATTTATGGGGAGTAAAGGAGATTATAAAAGACAAAGATTATGTCTATGAAGCTTTGGTAAAGGACCTTTACTTGCTAGGAAAAGTATTAGAAAGAAAATATCGCCTCCTAAGGTTGACTTACACAACATTTATGGTAGGTATTATTATCTCTGTAGTTAGTTTTTTTATCGCTTTTAATGTTTCTTGAATTCGAGCATAGAAACGAATTAACTTCAGACAATCTTTGATCTATTAAATTAAAGAATTTATTTTTTCAATTAATTTAAATTTTAACTCCTTAAAGATTCTATCAGATCTTCATAAGTTAAACCAGAAGCTTCGCTTTTGTCGGTATGGTATAAAATCCCAACCCTTAATGCTTTTAGACCTGAAACCCCTTGTAAATCTTCAACATTAAGCACCTCAACATTCTCATCTAGATACTTCTTCCTCTGCAAGTAATGAATATATTTCAGGTATTCTCTTTCAGATTCTTTTTGAGAGTAGACAATAGCTAGTTTCCCTTTGGAGGTAATACGCTCTTCGGTATGCTTTATAAAGGCTTTATCTATTCTTTTTTTGATGATTTCATAACGAGCATTATAGGATCCGTCGACATCAAAGTGCTTTTCATCCATTCTATAATTAATACTTAAGGTATTATTGAACGCTAAAATCAAAGATCTAGAACTTAACTTTAAGACATTAGAATCTTGCAATTTATAAAATTTGTTTTCCATCTCGCACATCACATTGAGTTGCCATAGTCTCAAATTTTGAAGCATTACTTCACTAAATTTTTGTTCCCGAGTAATGGATTGACCTATGTACATATTATGTTCAACACCATCAGTCTTGTAACGATCAAAATAATGCGGAAATATTTTTTGTGCTTCCACTTGCTTCAAATCGATATAGTTGGCCATGCAAGAGTTTAAGGTAGAAACCGTCTCATCAAACTCATCTCTTTGTTCATGAAAAGCTTTGGCACCTGCTTCTACTTTTTTTAAGTAAGTAGTGACTATAAGTTTGCAGTCTGGAACATTATTTTTGATGTGCTCCAAGATAGGTAGAATATCATTTTTTAAAAGGTTATCGGTTTTCTGCTCTGTTGAAGCTGTGATTCCCTCCATTAAACTTGAAAGATTATCTGTAATTCTATATCCCATTTGCTCGTAGACCGGAATAGGTTGAGCTTCAAAGGCTGAATTAATTATATTTAGAACTTGATTGAGTTGTTGAATTAAATCATTTTGAATCGCAGAATTTCTTTGGGTTGACGATTCTGCAATGTCTATTTGGCCAAAAAGTGGATAAACCTTTTTAAAGGTAATCTCATCTAAGTTAGCCTCTTCCTTATTTGCATAACCTTCTAAAAACTTTTCTGCTTCTTCTTGAAATTTCCATTCTACACTCGGGTGTATTGAGGTGTATTCACTTTGAATGACTGCCTTTATGCGGTTTTGCTTTTCTTGTTTGTAATTTTCTACGGTCTCAGCGATGTAAGGAACGATATCATCAAGCTTTGTAGCATTGATATTATTTAAATCATTTTTGGAATAGCTCACCAGTTCGAGAATGGCTAGAAGCTTTTCATTTTTAATCACCGGTGCTAGTATAGCTGATTTTATAGATTTTTGATGTAGATGATTTGCGAATTTATTAGTAGGATTTTTCTCAGCATAATTTTCCACATCTGGAATACTAAAATAAGCATGTCGAGTGACAATAGAATTATAAGCTCCTTCACAAAAAGCTTCTCTACATCCATTTTCAGAAACTGAATCTAAAATAAAACTTTCTATATATTTTATATTTATATGTTGAAATTTCTCTTCGACATCATCAAAAAGAGCAAAGCCAAATTTTAACTTGGGCAGACTAAAAATAGAGCTTAAAACATCTCTCATTTTCGTAGAAATAATCTTTGAATCTGAGAGTATATTGTTGTTTAATAACAGGGTTTTAATTTCAGAAATGCTATTGTCTGCTGTAACATCAGAAAGATTTAGAATTGCAAATCCTTTGAATATCCATGAGTTTGGAGGAAATTTTTCCTTCCAAAAATCAATATCATCATAACGATTTAAAAGCTCATCTATATCTTTATCTGTGATATCTAAAGCCTCTTTTGTGGGGATGAGTTCAATAAAATCAGCATTTATAAAAAGTCGATAATTCTTTAGGTTGCCATTTGCATCTGGTACATCATAATATTCTGGGCGGAAAAAATCAATATTATAGTTGTAATACGTATTTAAAATTATGATACAAGCTAAAATATAATCCTTTTCGATATTGAAATTTCTAGGTAGAAATTCAAAGTCTTTATCTTTTACTGAATTCAGTATGGATTCAAATCGCTTGGTTTTTCTAAACATTTTAGAGCGAAAAGGAACTGTAGCGACTTTTATCTCATTGTAAGTTAACACATCTGGAAACAGATCATCAAGAAGAATTTTTATTTGATCTTGGTAGACATCTAGGTTTTCAAAGTCTTCGATACCTTCAAATAACTCTGGGTAAGATTTAGAGTATTCTAAAACACCTTTTATATATGTTTTGGAAATAGGATTGGTTTCAGTTTCCAAGCGTTGGCTGAAGTTATCCAATATTTTTTGAAAACTCAATTTTATTCTAAAAGGATAAATATCTTTATAGTGATCCATAGTTAAATATACAAAAATACAATACTATTTATAACGGGAAGATTTGATAGTTCACTTAAGATACTTTTATAAGTTTTGGCTATTTTATTCTTAAGTAATTCTTCTACTCTTTTAGAGTTGTCTATTTTTGTACAAAATCAAAATTAAATTAAATGAAAATTTTATATGCCTTTTCGATCTTAGTTCTTCTTTTAGGATGTAACTCATCCTCTCCAAAACTCGAAGCATCTATTGATGAAGTTCCTGATGGAACCAATGTCTACTTGGCTCTTTTAGGTCCGCAAAATGTTCCTGTCCCGATAGACACGACTCAGGTGAATAACAATTCTTTTGAATTTGATTTAACTACCTCCAAAATTCAAGATATCAATCTTATTCAAATCGAAGGTGTGGACGGTAACATCATTTTTATTAATGATGCTGAAACAATAAAGATTGATGTTTCAAATGAAAATTTGAGAAATTCTAAAATAAAAGCAGGTGAACATAACATCTTATTAAAAAACTATATCAGCATCATCACCAATTTTGCAGAAAAGAAAAATTTCATTAAAAATCAGCATACACAGGCTACACAGAATCAAGAAGAAATTGCCATTCTAGATGCTAGATTAGATATGGATGCCTTGGCAGAAGAATCAAAAAAAGCTACTTTGGATTTCATTAAGTCTCACACCAACTCTATAGTGGGAATGATGGCTTTGTCTGATGTGATGAATTCTAAATCTGTTCCCTCTAATAAAATGAAATCCCTTTACGAAGGCTTTATTGATATTGTAAAGGATACCCCCCTAGGTAGAATGTTGGGCCAAAATATTGCAAAAATAGGCGCTACTGATGTTGGAGCAGAAGCTCCGAAATTTTCAGGACCAACACCAAGCGGAGAGGAGCTAACTCTTGATGAAGCAATGGGTAAAGTAACCCTTATTGATTTTTGGGCTTCTTGGTGTAGACCCTGTCGTGTCGAAAATCCTAACATTGTAAGTATATATAAAGACTATAAAGATAAAGGGTTCTCTGTAATAGGTATTTCTTTAGACAAGCCAAATAGCAAAAATTCTTGGTTAAAAGCTATTGAGGATGATCAATTGGAATGGAATCATATTTCAAACCTAATGTACTGGCAAGAACCAATAGCCCAAAAATATGGAGTAAAAGCTATCCCAGCAGCATTCTTAATTGATGAAAAGGGCGTTATTGTTGGTAAAGACCTTCGAGGTCAAGCTTTACGAGATAAGGTAAAAGAAGTTTTAGAAAAATAAATCTTATTAAACTTCCACTTAAAAAGGGACTTTTCACTATGGTGAAAAGTCCCTTTTTAAGTATTCATAACACCTAGTCGGGAGATCTTATTTTCTCCGCTTTAAAAGGCCTCACAATTAGGCGAGCCGCTCTATCGTAATTGATATAGCTGTAAGTCCAGTTAAAAAAAGTGACTATTCTATTCCTGAATCCAACTAGGAACCACAGATGAACAAACATCCACACAAACCAAGCAAAGGGACCACCAAATTGGATTTTACCTATGTCAACCACAGCTTTATTTCTTCCTACTGTTGCCATGGTTCCTTTATCGAAATATTCAAAAGGAGTAAGAGATTGCTTATTTATAGTTCTCAACAAATTTTTTGCCAAATGCGCACCCTGTTGAATAGCAGGTTGGGCAACCATAGGATGGCCTTTCGGATACTTTGCGCTTACCATTAAAGCAATGTCACCTATTGCAAATATAGTTTCATAACCTTCTACTTGGTTAAATACATTTACATTGTATTGGTTTGATTTATCCATCAAAGCTCCATTCTTAAGTCCTTCTACAGATGCTCCAGTTACACCAGCACTCCAGATAAAAGTTTCTGTAGGAAAAGAGAGGTCTTTGTTACTTGTCCTAACGATATGGTCGTCATAAGATTCAACGAAGGTATTGAGGTGAATTTCGACACCAAGTTCTTCTAAGTATTTCTTTGCATTTTTAGAAGATTTTGCACTCATTGGAGGTAGCACTTTATCCATCCCCTCTATTAAATGAATATGAATATCCTTAGGATCGATATCTTGATAGTCTTTAGGAATTACATTTTTACGAAGTTCTGCAATGGCACCACTAAGTTCAACGCCTGTGGGCCCTGCACCTGCAATAACAAAATTCAGTAAAGCTTTTTTTCTTTCAGGATCTTCTGCTATTGTAGCTTCTTCAAAATTTTCCAAAATCAAACTCCTCAAGTTTAGAGCTTGGGGTATTGTTTTCATCCAAATAGCGTTGTCCTCTACACTTTTATTTCCAAAGAAATTAGTCTTTGACCCAGTTGCAATCACCAAATAATCATAAGTAACCTCTCCTATGTTTGTATGGATTAATTGTTTATCGGAGTCGATATGCTCGACATCTGCCATTCTGAAATAAGCATCCTTATTATTTTTAAGAATCTTTCGTATGGGATATGCTATAGAGTCAGGCTCTAGACCAGAGGTTGATACTTGATATAATAAAGGTTGAAAAGTGTGATAATTCCTCTTATCTAGCATAACCACCTGAAATGGTTTTTTCTCTAGATCATTTACTAAGCTTACTCCACCAAAACCAGCCCCTATAATAACCACCCTTGGCAAATCTGTAATTGGAATGTTCATAACTTTTTTTTTTAAAATTACTATCTTTTCCTGTTTAGGATGTAACTTTCGGTAAATTTAACGACATATAAACGTAATGTATAGTTTTGAAGACCTCCTTAGAGAAAAAATTTATCGACCTATTAGAAAAGCATCAGAACATTGCTCATAAAATCTGTAGGATGTATACTTATGATGCTGATTCACATAAAGATTTGTTTCAGGAGATAACCGTTCAACTTTGGAAAGCTTACCCTAAGTTTCGGGAAGAATCTAAGTTTAGCACATGGATGTATCGTGTCGCTTTTAATACAGCGATAACTCTTTACAGAAAGAAAAAAAGAAGGGTGCAAACTTCGCCTTGGGAAGACTATGATTTTAAGATTTCTTCTGAGGGTTATGATTCAACTTTAGATGATAACTTAAAATTGATGTATGCAGCCATTAAAGAATTAAATGATATTGACAAAGCGCTGGTCCTGCTTTACCTGGAAGACAAACCTTATACTGAAATATCTGAAGCTTTAG
It contains:
- a CDS encoding metallophosphoesterase, which gives rise to MRKKIQLIVLCLVFVSCATYEVKYKNLEKFESIFYPEDKTRLQRFYLIGDTGYEKLDSVPPGLQAFRKFAEEIDTQTDKLIILGDNIYPAGLPSEGEDDRVQAEQIIDRQTSSLDFFEGDVHFIPGNHDWYSEGIQSLENQKERIEDALPNQDSPWLPRPGCGMSFVDISDDVHLIILDSQWVLQNWDNTPQINRDCEDIKTRDQFYGEFETELKKNQNKTTLVALHHPLYTNGIHGGTFEFVKHLFPSQRKVPLPVLGSLANMIRATGGISVQDTQNNQYREMVDRISAIASRWNKVIFASGHEHNLQYIEHDLVKQIVSGSGSKVSYVKLGSDGEFAYPGYGFAIFDVFKDGSSWVQFYSANEDESQLIFQKEVYSPDEIFDLNQFSEKFPETVKASIYEEFKLEQTNFFESIWGERYRDMYGRSIEMPVLNLDSAYGGLLPIRLGGGMQTNSLRLEDSLGRQYNIRQIKKNPIRLLQQFVYPDKNLTGEFDDTAVEELLLDFLTSAHPFSFMAVPDLAKALDIYHTNPKLVYIPKQKALGEFNVKHGDAIYMIEERPESNWMGTEGMFGNPNHDIVSTADLIERLRRDEKYSVDESGYLRARLFDMLLGDWDRHSDQWRWSEFEDEDGNHTFKPIPRDRDQVFANFDGGFFDAIRTISSFPKIYHPYTSDIKYLRWFNNSGLGLDRIIIRNATEEDWIKEALYIQNHLSEEVIQKAFSHFPKEINKRNTKVLIKTFKERLGNLESIAKRYSNILNEYAILSATDKDDIIDVDRFENGKTRVRVYRNKGGDRESLMIDKTFDSEQTKELWIYGLDETDEFYVNGDFKSKIKVRLIGGHDEDEYTINSGQRTIIYDYKSFENTVKKKSKARVVESDDYEQNLFNKNRKISSSNTFLPRLGFNPDDGLLFGLQTTHAFNGFQVNPFTYRHKLRAGLYTSTGGFDLGYEGEFANVIGNYNFVTSIDYTSPNFARNFFGIGNDSENRDDELGKDYNRVKIRRIEAEIGLRKASAYGSIFEHKLSYQNYRVQRTEGRFIDEASAELLSNNPDFFDTQNFVSYRSSYQYKSLDDNLNPKRGMDFKIEAGATMNVENTDQHFFFLNPYLEFYNPISLDKKWVLRTKAASQLLFDDNYEFYQAAILGANNGLRGFRRDRFIGQQSLVGNVDLRHSFNTIRTSVMPLQFGVFGGLDVGRVWSDVPESNQWRNNYGLGFWVNGADLFAGTFNFFHSEEGFWFSFGFGTSF
- a CDS encoding Pycsar system effector family protein: MADLLSKVETFVLHLFKDKLSNIYVYHNFNHTKRVVENAEFLAEKKNLSPQDKNLLLLAAWFHDTGHTRSNENHEKESKLIARSFLKEHNLSEDDLSIIEKAIGITKLGVQPTTDIEKILKDADCSHFAREDFKEISELLRQEFYLQGNSYSPKEWLDLNIDMLSSQHQFYTDYAIKNWNTLKQKNLIDLIKDKDKKKRKEEKGKLKEKFKAQYKNSNPERSIQTLFRVTLRNHIKLSDIADTKANILLSVNAIIISLALANIIPKLDNPSNQHLMIPTLILICFSVASIILSILSTRPNVTSGEFTKKQVEDRDVNILFFGNFHKMSFKDYLWGVKEIIKDKDYVYEALVKDLYLLGKVLERKYRLLRLTYTTFMVGIIISVVSFFIAFNVS
- a CDS encoding GAF domain-containing protein, whose product is MDHYKDIYPFRIKLSFQKILDNFSQRLETETNPISKTYIKGVLEYSKSYPELFEGIEDFENLDVYQDQIKILLDDLFPDVLTYNEIKVATVPFRSKMFRKTKRFESILNSVKDKDFEFLPRNFNIEKDYILACIIILNTYYNYNIDFFRPEYYDVPDANGNLKNYRLFINADFIELIPTKEALDITDKDIDELLNRYDDIDFWKEKFPPNSWIFKGFAILNLSDVTADNSISEIKTLLLNNNILSDSKIISTKMRDVLSSIFSLPKLKFGFALFDDVEEKFQHINIKYIESFILDSVSENGCREAFCEGAYNSIVTRHAYFSIPDVENYAEKNPTNKFANHLHQKSIKSAILAPVIKNEKLLAILELVSYSKNDLNNINATKLDDIVPYIAETVENYKQEKQNRIKAVIQSEYTSIHPSVEWKFQEEAEKFLEGYANKEEANLDEITFKKVYPLFGQIDIAESSTQRNSAIQNDLIQQLNQVLNIINSAFEAQPIPVYEQMGYRITDNLSSLMEGITASTEQKTDNLLKNDILPILEHIKNNVPDCKLIVTTYLKKVEAGAKAFHEQRDEFDETVSTLNSCMANYIDLKQVEAQKIFPHYFDRYKTDGVEHNMYIGQSITREQKFSEVMLQNLRLWQLNVMCEMENKFYKLQDSNVLKLSSRSLILAFNNTLSINYRMDEKHFDVDGSYNARYEIIKKRIDKAFIKHTEERITSKGKLAIVYSQKESEREYLKYIHYLQRKKYLDENVEVLNVEDLQGVSGLKALRVGILYHTDKSEASGLTYEDLIESLRS
- a CDS encoding TlpA disulfide reductase family protein, producing MKILYAFSILVLLLGCNSSSPKLEASIDEVPDGTNVYLALLGPQNVPVPIDTTQVNNNSFEFDLTTSKIQDINLIQIEGVDGNIIFINDAETIKIDVSNENLRNSKIKAGEHNILLKNYISIITNFAEKKNFIKNQHTQATQNQEEIAILDARLDMDALAEESKKATLDFIKSHTNSIVGMMALSDVMNSKSVPSNKMKSLYEGFIDIVKDTPLGRMLGQNIAKIGATDVGAEAPKFSGPTPSGEELTLDEAMGKVTLIDFWASWCRPCRVENPNIVSIYKDYKDKGFSVIGISLDKPNSKNSWLKAIEDDQLEWNHISNLMYWQEPIAQKYGVKAIPAAFLIDEKGVIVGKDLRGQALRDKVKEVLEK
- a CDS encoding NAD(P)/FAD-dependent oxidoreductase — its product is MNIPITDLPRVVIIGAGFGGVSLVNDLEKKPFQVVMLDKRNYHTFQPLLYQVSTSGLEPDSIAYPIRKILKNNKDAYFRMADVEHIDSDKQLIHTNIGEVTYDYLVIATGSKTNFFGNKSVEDNAIWMKTIPQALNLRSLILENFEEATIAEDPERKKALLNFVIAGAGPTGVELSGAIAELRKNVIPKDYQDIDPKDIHIHLIEGMDKVLPPMSAKSSKNAKKYLEELGVEIHLNTFVESYDDHIVRTSNKDLSFPTETFIWSAGVTGASVEGLKNGALMDKSNQYNVNVFNQVEGYETIFAIGDIALMVSAKYPKGHPMVAQPAIQQGAHLAKNLLRTINKQSLTPFEYFDKGTMATVGRNKAVVDIGKIQFGGPFAWFVWMFVHLWFLVGFRNRIVTFFNWTYSYINYDRAARLIVRPFKAEKIRSPD
- a CDS encoding RNA polymerase sigma factor, translating into MKTSLEKKFIDLLEKHQNIAHKICRMYTYDADSHKDLFQEITVQLWKAYPKFREESKFSTWMYRVAFNTAITLYRKKKRRVQTSPWEDYDFKISSEGYDSTLDDNLKLMYAAIKELNDIDKALVLLYLEDKPYTEISEALGISEVNARVKMNRVKTKLKNILNP